A DNA window from Enterobacter cloacae subsp. cloacae ATCC 13047 contains the following coding sequences:
- the agaE gene encoding PTS N-acetylgalactosamine transporter subunit IID, translating to MASNHTTLPGVSESEETLLTGVNENVYEDQSIGAELTKKDINRVAWRSMLLQASFNYERMQASGWLYGLLPALKKIHTNKRDLARAMKGHMGFFNTHPFLVTFVIGIILAMERSKQDVNSIQSTKIAVGAPLGGIGDAMFWLTLLPICGGIGASLALQGSILGAVVFIVLFNVVHLGLRFGLAHYAYRMGVAAIPLIKANTKKVGHAASIVGMTVIGALVATYVRLNTTLEIKAGDAVVKLQADVIDKLMPAFLPLVYTLTMFWLVRRGWSPLRLIGITVVLGVVGKFCHFL from the coding sequence ATGGCATCTAATCACACAACATTACCGGGCGTGTCTGAAAGCGAAGAGACGCTGCTGACCGGCGTCAATGAAAACGTCTACGAAGACCAGAGCATCGGTGCCGAACTGACCAAAAAGGACATCAACCGCGTCGCCTGGCGTTCTATGCTGCTGCAGGCCTCATTCAACTATGAACGTATGCAGGCCTCCGGCTGGCTTTATGGGTTACTGCCTGCGTTGAAAAAGATCCATACCAACAAGCGCGATCTGGCACGCGCCATGAAAGGTCACATGGGGTTCTTTAATACCCACCCGTTCCTGGTGACCTTTGTTATTGGCATTATTCTGGCGATGGAACGCTCCAAACAGGATGTAAACAGTATTCAGAGCACCAAAATTGCCGTCGGTGCCCCGCTTGGCGGCATTGGTGACGCCATGTTCTGGCTGACCCTGTTGCCTATCTGCGGCGGTATTGGTGCCAGCCTGGCGCTGCAAGGTTCGATTCTGGGTGCGGTGGTGTTTATCGTGCTGTTTAACGTGGTGCATCTCGGCCTGCGTTTTGGCCTGGCGCATTACGCTTACCGGATGGGCGTCGCAGCCATTCCGTTGATCAAAGCCAATACTAAAAAGGTCGGCCATGCGGCTTCCATCGTCGGGATGACGGTAATCGGTGCGCTGGTGGCAACCTATGTTCGTCTCAATACCACACTCGAAATCAAAGCCGGGGATGCGGTCGTTAAACTGCAGGCTGACGTTATCGATAAGCTAATGCCTGCGTTTCTGCCGCTGGTCTACACCCTGACCATGTTCTGGTTAGTGCGTCGTGGCTGGAGCCCGCTGCGGCTGATTGGTATCACCGTGGTGCTGGGTGTTGTCGGTAAATTCTGTCACTTCCTGTAA
- the agaF gene encoding PTS galactosamine/N-acetylgalactosamine transporter subunit IIA produces MLGIILTGHGGFASGLEQAMKQILGEQPQFIAIDFPETSTTARLTAQLEQAVSELDARHDIVFLTDLLGGTPFRVASTLAMKRPGSEVITGTNLQLLLEMVLEREGLSSEAFRRQALECGHRGLTSLVDELGRCREEAPAEEGI; encoded by the coding sequence ATGTTAGGCATTATTTTGACGGGTCACGGTGGATTTGCCAGCGGGCTTGAGCAGGCTATGAAGCAAATCCTCGGCGAGCAGCCGCAGTTTATCGCCATCGATTTTCCGGAAACCTCCACCACCGCGCGGCTGACCGCGCAGCTTGAGCAGGCGGTGAGCGAGCTCGATGCCCGGCACGATATTGTGTTCCTTACCGATCTGCTGGGCGGGACGCCGTTTCGCGTTGCTTCTACGCTCGCTATGAAAAGACCGGGCAGCGAAGTGATCACCGGCACCAACCTGCAATTGCTGCTGGAGATGGTGCTCGAACGTGAGGGTCTGAGCAGCGAAGCGTTTCGTCGGCAGGCGCTGGAGTGTGGTCACCGCGGTCTGACGAGCCTGGTAGATGAGCTTGGCCGCTGTCGCGAGGAAGCGCCCGCTGAGGAAGGGATATGA
- the nagA gene encoding N-acetylglucosamine-6-phosphate deacetylase → MSQLLRARRVLTEQGWLDDHQLRIENGVITAIEPVPAGVNARDAGQLCPAYIDIHVHGGMGVDVMDDAPDALNVLALHKAREGVGAFLPTTVTAPLEAIHGALTRIARRCQSGGPGAQILGSYLEGPYFTPQNKGAHPPALFRELDIAELDALIAVSHNTLKVVALAPEKPGALQAIRHLKQRGIRVMLGHSGATYEQTLAAFDAGADGLVHCFNGMTGLHHRAPGMVGAGLTDKRAWLELIADGHHVHPGAMRICSCCAKDRVVLITDAMQAAGMPDGRYMLCGEEVTMHHGVVKTASGGLAGSTLSLDAAVRHMVEHAGVTAEEAIHMASLHPARLLGIDHQLGSLAPRKRANIIALDDGLHLQQIWIQGQALPL, encoded by the coding sequence ATGAGTCAGCTACTGCGCGCGCGGCGGGTACTGACCGAACAGGGCTGGCTGGATGACCACCAGCTTCGTATCGAGAACGGCGTTATCACGGCGATTGAACCTGTCCCGGCGGGGGTTAACGCCCGCGATGCCGGGCAGCTTTGTCCGGCGTACATCGATATTCACGTTCATGGTGGCATGGGCGTGGATGTGATGGATGACGCCCCCGATGCGCTGAACGTTTTGGCTCTTCATAAAGCACGTGAAGGCGTCGGGGCATTTTTGCCCACAACGGTCACCGCGCCGCTGGAGGCGATTCACGGCGCACTCACGCGGATCGCCCGACGCTGTCAGTCAGGCGGCCCTGGCGCGCAGATTCTGGGCAGCTATCTGGAGGGCCCGTACTTTACGCCGCAGAACAAAGGGGCGCATCCGCCTGCACTGTTTCGTGAACTGGATATCGCCGAGCTGGACGCGTTGATTGCGGTATCGCACAACACACTGAAGGTGGTGGCACTGGCACCGGAAAAGCCCGGCGCGCTACAGGCCATTCGCCACCTGAAGCAGCGGGGTATCCGTGTGATGCTGGGCCACAGTGGCGCCACGTACGAGCAAACCCTCGCCGCCTTTGACGCCGGTGCAGACGGACTGGTGCACTGCTTTAACGGTATGACGGGGCTGCATCACAGAGCGCCGGGTATGGTCGGTGCCGGGCTGACGGACAAACGGGCGTGGCTGGAGCTTATTGCCGACGGTCATCATGTTCATCCGGGCGCCATGCGTATATGCAGCTGCTGTGCGAAGGACCGCGTGGTGCTGATTACCGATGCCATGCAGGCGGCAGGTATGCCGGACGGGCGGTATATGCTCTGTGGCGAAGAGGTCACAATGCACCACGGCGTAGTGAAAACCGCCTCCGGCGGGCTGGCGGGAAGCACGCTGTCGCTGGATGCCGCCGTCAGGCATATGGTGGAACATGCGGGTGTGACAGCAGAAGAGGCTATTCATATGGCTTCGCTGCATCCTGCCCGCCTGCTGGGCATTGATCATCAGCTTGGCTCCTTAGCGCCAAGGAAACGCGCCAATATTATTGCGCTGGATGACGGTTTACACCTTCAGCAGATCTGGATTCAGGGCCAGGCTCTCCCCCTTTAG
- a CDS encoding SIS domain-containing protein has protein sequence MPQITPTATTGTWTEEEIRQQPASWIRSLHNIDNLRSSIDSFLTPLLRKHDLRIVLTGAGTSAFIGDIIAPWLAGHTGKNICAVPTTDLVTNPMDYFSPAHPLLLISFARSGNSPESVAAVELANQFVPECYHLSITCNEAGNLYQSAIDSDNACALLMPAETHDRGFAMTSSITTMMASCLAVFAPETINSNTFRDVADRCQAILTSLGDFRHGVFGNEPWKRIVYLGSGGLQGAARESALKVLELTAGKLAAFYDSPTGFRHGPKSLVDNETLVVVFISSHPYTRQYDLDLLAELRRDRQALRVVAIAAENDPVIEAGPHILLPPSRPFIDMEQAFCFLMYAQVFALSQSLSVGNTPDTPSASGTVNRVVQGVVIHPWQA, from the coding sequence ATGCCACAGATCACTCCCACCGCCACCACCGGCACCTGGACCGAAGAAGAGATTCGCCAGCAGCCTGCCAGCTGGATCCGCTCGCTCCACAACATCGATAATTTGCGCTCCTCAATTGACAGTTTCCTGACGCCACTGCTGCGTAAGCACGATCTGCGGATCGTACTGACCGGCGCGGGCACGTCCGCGTTTATAGGCGATATCATTGCGCCATGGCTTGCGGGCCACACCGGGAAAAACATCTGCGCCGTTCCGACAACCGATCTGGTCACAAACCCGATGGATTACTTCAGCCCTGCACATCCGCTGCTGCTGATCTCTTTTGCCCGTTCCGGTAACAGCCCTGAGAGCGTCGCCGCCGTTGAGCTGGCCAATCAGTTCGTGCCGGAGTGCTACCACCTGTCGATCACCTGTAACGAGGCGGGAAACCTGTATCAGAGCGCTATCGACAGTGATAACGCCTGTGCCCTGCTGATGCCTGCCGAAACGCACGATCGCGGTTTCGCGATGACCAGCAGTATCACCACCATGATGGCAAGCTGCCTGGCCGTATTCGCGCCAGAGACGATCAACAGCAACACCTTCCGCGACGTGGCCGATCGCTGTCAGGCGATCCTCACCTCACTTGGTGATTTCCGCCATGGCGTATTTGGTAACGAGCCCTGGAAACGGATCGTCTACCTGGGAAGCGGTGGCCTGCAGGGGGCGGCGCGCGAATCGGCGCTGAAGGTACTGGAACTGACCGCGGGCAAGCTGGCGGCATTCTACGATTCCCCAACGGGGTTCCGTCACGGGCCTAAGTCGCTGGTAGATAACGAAACGCTGGTGGTGGTGTTTATCTCCAGCCATCCGTATACGCGTCAGTACGATCTGGATCTTCTGGCCGAATTGCGTCGCGATCGCCAGGCCCTGCGCGTTGTCGCCATCGCCGCTGAAAACGATCCGGTGATTGAAGCGGGCCCGCACATCCTGCTGCCGCCTTCACGCCCGTTTATTGATATGGAACAGGCGTTCTGCTTCCTGATGTACGCCCAGGTATTTGCGCTGTCCCAGTCCCTCAGCGTGGGCAATACACCCGATACGCCATCCGCCAGCGGCACGGTCAACCGCGTGGTACAGGGCGTTGTTATTCACCCGTGGCAGGCTTAA
- the kbaY gene encoding tagatose-bisphosphate aldolase subunit KbaY: MSIISTKYLLQDAQAKGYAVPAFNIHNAETIQAILEVCSEMRSPVILAGTPGTFKHIALEEIYALCSAYSLTYDMPLALHLDHHESLDDIRRKVNAGVRSAMIDGSHYPFEQNVKLVKSVVDFCHLNDCSVEAELGRLGGVEDDMSVDAESAFLTDPQEAKRFVELTGVDSLAVAIGTAHGLYTKRPKIDFQRLAEIREVVTVPLVLHGASDVPDEDVRRTIALGVCKVNVATELKIAFSDAVKAWFAENPQGNDPRFYMRVGMDAMKEVVRSKITVCGSANRLLLPAEA; this comes from the coding sequence ATGAGCATTATCTCAACGAAATATCTTCTGCAGGACGCACAGGCAAAAGGCTACGCCGTACCGGCGTTTAACATCCACAACGCAGAGACGATCCAGGCGATCCTCGAAGTGTGTAGCGAGATGCGATCGCCAGTGATCCTCGCAGGCACGCCGGGCACGTTCAAACATATTGCCCTGGAAGAGATCTACGCCCTGTGCAGCGCATATTCATTAACTTACGACATGCCGCTGGCGCTGCATCTCGATCATCACGAATCCCTCGACGATATTCGTCGCAAGGTTAACGCTGGCGTGCGTAGCGCGATGATCGACGGCAGCCACTATCCGTTTGAACAAAACGTGAAGCTGGTGAAATCGGTAGTCGATTTCTGCCACCTCAACGACTGTAGCGTCGAGGCTGAGCTGGGCCGTCTGGGCGGCGTGGAAGATGACATGAGCGTCGACGCGGAGAGTGCATTTCTCACCGACCCGCAGGAAGCGAAACGCTTTGTCGAACTGACCGGCGTCGATAGCCTCGCCGTCGCCATCGGCACCGCACATGGCCTGTATACCAAACGCCCTAAAATTGACTTTCAGCGCCTGGCCGAGATCCGCGAAGTGGTCACCGTGCCGCTGGTGCTGCATGGCGCGAGCGATGTGCCGGATGAGGATGTACGTCGCACCATCGCGCTGGGTGTGTGCAAAGTCAACGTGGCGACCGAGCTGAAAATCGCCTTCTCTGACGCAGTGAAAGCCTGGTTTGCTGAAAACCCGCAGGGTAACGATCCGCGTTTTTATATGCGGGTCGGAATGGATGCCATGAAAGAGGTGGTCAGAAGCAAAATTACCGTGTGTGGCTCGGCAAACCGCTTGCTGCTTCCGGCAGAAGCCTGA
- a CDS encoding enterotoxin has protein sequence MKKILTLSMLALCVSHSAIAANYSLNNDNIALSFDDANSTVVVKDTRANHPLKPQELFFLTLPDETKIHTADFKVKHVEKQDSGIVVDFTHPDFNVTVKLNLVKGKYASIDYTIAAVGQPRDVAKITFFPTKKQAQAPYVDGAINSSPIIADSFFILPDKPIVNTYAYEATTNLNVELKTPIQPATPVSYTTYFGTFPETSQLRRSVNQFIDAVRPRPYKPYLHYNSWMDIGFFTPYSEQDVLGRMDEWNKEFIAGRGVALDAFLLDDGWDDLTGRWLFGPAFSKGFGKVREKADSLHSSVGLWLSPWGGYNKPRDTRVSHAKEYGFETVDGKLALSGPNYFKNFNEQIVKLIKNEHITSFKLDGMGNANSHIKGSPFASDFDASIALLHNMRSANPNLFINLTTGTNASPSWLFYADSIWRQGDDINLYGPGTPVQQWMTYRDAETYRSIVRKGPLFPLNSLMYHGIVSAENAYYGLEKVQTDSDFADQVWSYFATGTQLQELYITPSMLNKAKWDTLAQAAKWSRDNASVLVDTHWIGGDPTALEIYGWASWNKDKAIFGLRNPSDKPQSYYLDLTKDFEIPTGDATPFSLKAVYGSNATIPAEYKNAVVITLKPLETLVFEAMPVH, from the coding sequence ATGAAAAAAATCCTCACCCTATCCATGCTTGCCCTGTGTGTTTCCCATAGCGCGATAGCAGCGAATTACTCCCTTAATAACGACAACATTGCCCTGTCATTTGATGACGCGAACTCGACGGTCGTGGTGAAGGACACCAGGGCTAATCATCCGCTGAAGCCGCAGGAGCTGTTCTTTCTGACGCTGCCGGACGAGACTAAAATTCACACGGCGGATTTTAAGGTCAAACATGTCGAAAAACAGGACAGTGGAATTGTCGTCGACTTCACCCATCCTGACTTTAACGTGACGGTGAAGTTGAACCTGGTGAAGGGCAAATACGCCAGCATCGACTACACCATCGCCGCCGTCGGGCAGCCACGGGATGTGGCGAAAATCACCTTCTTCCCGACCAAAAAGCAGGCTCAGGCACCTTACGTAGATGGGGCAATTAACAGCTCGCCGATTATCGCAGACTCGTTCTTTATCCTGCCGGATAAACCCATCGTTAACACGTACGCCTATGAAGCGACGACTAACCTCAATGTGGAGCTGAAAACCCCCATTCAGCCGGCAACACCGGTCAGCTACACCACCTACTTCGGTACCTTCCCGGAGACCAGCCAACTGCGCCGTAGCGTAAACCAGTTTATCGATGCCGTGCGTCCGCGTCCGTATAAACCTTACTTACACTACAACAGCTGGATGGATATCGGCTTCTTTACACCTTACTCCGAGCAGGATGTGCTGGGGCGGATGGACGAATGGAACAAGGAGTTTATTGCCGGGCGGGGTGTCGCGCTGGATGCTTTCCTGCTTGACGATGGCTGGGATGACCTTACCGGGCGATGGCTGTTCGGCCCGGCTTTCAGCAAAGGTTTTGGCAAGGTACGGGAGAAAGCAGACAGCCTGCACAGCTCTGTTGGCCTGTGGCTCTCGCCATGGGGCGGATATAACAAACCGCGCGATACGCGCGTCTCGCATGCAAAAGAGTACGGTTTCGAAACGGTAGACGGGAAGCTGGCGCTGTCAGGCCCGAATTATTTTAAAAATTTTAATGAGCAGATCGTTAAGCTTATCAAAAACGAGCACATTACCTCGTTCAAGCTCGACGGGATGGGTAATGCCAATTCGCATATTAAGGGCAGCCCGTTCGCCTCGGATTTTGACGCCTCTATTGCACTGCTGCATAACATGCGCAGCGCCAATCCGAATCTGTTTATTAACCTGACGACCGGTACCAATGCCAGCCCATCCTGGCTGTTCTACGCCGATTCCATCTGGCGTCAGGGAGACGACATCAACCTGTACGGCCCCGGCACACCGGTGCAGCAGTGGATGACCTATCGCGATGCGGAGACGTATCGCTCTATTGTGCGTAAAGGTCCGCTATTCCCGCTGAACTCCCTGATGTATCACGGGATCGTCAGCGCGGAGAATGCGTATTACGGTCTGGAGAAGGTGCAAACGGACAGCGATTTTGCTGACCAGGTCTGGAGCTACTTCGCCACCGGCACCCAGTTGCAGGAGCTGTATATCACCCCTTCAATGCTCAACAAGGCGAAGTGGGATACCCTGGCGCAGGCTGCCAAATGGTCCCGGGATAACGCCAGTGTGCTGGTGGATACCCACTGGATTGGCGGAGACCCAACGGCGCTTGAGATCTACGGCTGGGCGTCGTGGAATAAAGACAAAGCCATTTTTGGATTACGAAACCCGTCGGATAAGCCGCAAAGCTATTATCTGGATTTGACGAAAGATTTCGAAATCCCGACCGGAGATGCGACGCCGTTTAGCCTGAAAGCGGTCTATGGCAGTAACGCCACGATACCGGCAGAGTATAAAAACGCGGTGGTGATTACCCTCAAACCGCTGGAAACGCTGGTATTTGAGGCGATGCCTGTTCACTAA
- the rsmI gene encoding 16S rRNA (cytidine(1402)-2'-O)-methyltransferase, which yields MKQHETAENSQGQLYIVPTPIGNLSDITQRALTVLQAVDLIAAEDTRHTGLLLQHFAINARLFALHDHNEQQKAETLVAKLKEGQNIALVSDAGTPLINDPGYHLVRTCREAGIRVVPLPGPCAAIAALSAAGLPSDRFCYEGFLPAKSKGRRDVLKELEAEPRTLIFYESTHRLLESLEDMVTVWGESRYVVLARELTKTWETIHGAPVGELLAWVKEDENRRKGEMVLIVEGHKAEEDALPADALRTLALLQAELPLKKAAALAAEIHGVKKNALYKYALEQQGE from the coding sequence ATGAAACAACACGAAACGGCAGAGAATTCTCAAGGCCAGCTTTATATTGTACCTACTCCTATCGGGAATTTGTCTGATATTACCCAACGTGCGCTGACCGTATTGCAAGCTGTTGATTTAATTGCCGCTGAAGATACCCGGCATACCGGTTTATTGCTGCAACACTTTGCGATTAACGCTCGTCTCTTCGCCCTGCACGATCATAATGAGCAGCAAAAAGCAGAAACGCTGGTGGCGAAGCTCAAAGAGGGGCAGAACATTGCGCTCGTCTCTGACGCCGGTACGCCGCTGATTAACGACCCGGGCTACCATCTGGTGCGTACCTGCCGTGAAGCCGGGATCCGGGTGGTCCCACTGCCGGGACCGTGTGCTGCGATTGCTGCGTTGAGCGCAGCGGGCCTGCCGTCCGATCGTTTCTGCTATGAAGGTTTCCTGCCCGCCAAATCCAAAGGCCGCCGTGACGTGTTAAAAGAGTTGGAAGCTGAACCGCGTACGCTGATTTTCTACGAATCCACGCATCGCCTGCTGGAAAGCCTGGAAGATATGGTGACCGTCTGGGGAGAGAGCCGCTACGTGGTGCTGGCGCGCGAGCTGACCAAAACCTGGGAAACCATTCACGGCGCGCCGGTCGGCGAACTGCTGGCGTGGGTAAAAGAGGACGAAAACCGTCGCAAGGGTGAGATGGTGCTGATTGTCGAAGGGCATAAAGCGGAGGAGGACGCACTGCCTGCCGATGCGCTGCGTACTCTGGCACTGCTACAGGCTGAATTGCCGCTTAAGAAAGCAGCAGCACTGGCGGCAGAAATCCACGGCGTGAAGAAGAATGCGCTCTATAAATATGCGCTGGAGCAGCAGGGGGAGTAA
- a CDS encoding penicillin-binding protein activator — MVPLTFLRKKATRSVPLLLAALIFAGCGTQAPDQSTAHLQGSAQADSGFYLQQMSQSSNDTRINWQLLAIRALLKEGKTQQAAELFNQLPHELNDAQRLEQSLLSAELKVALKDYAAAKKILGDIDVSALDKNQQARFWQAGITAEQGRPSLTLLRALIAQEPLLGGADKQKNIDSTWQALASMTQEQAQALVINADENVLQGWLDLQQMWFNNRSDPNMLKAGITDWQTRYPQNPGAKMLPTQLVNVQNFKPASTSKIALLLPLNGQAAVFGRTIQQGFEAAKNGTTPVTGSAVPAQAAQAANVNDVVSPSAAETSDLTTAQTPPQGTMQNPVTAPTTPAAAAPAPATPVETQSAPATEPATAEQPQPQTTEPAAQPAAQPAAQPQAAATTSANPGAELKIYDTSSQPLDQVLAQVQQDGASIVVGPLLKNNVEELMKSNTALNVLALNQPEQVQNRANICYFALSPEDEARDAARHIHEQGKQSPLLLIPRSTLGDRVANAFAEEWQKLGGGIVLQQKFGSVSELRAGVNGGAGIALNGSPVSASLPQQQSVTIGGLTIPAPPTDAQISGGGKVDAAYIVATPQEIAFIKPMIAMRNGSQSGATLYASSRSAQGTAGPDFRLEMDGLQYSEIPMLAGSNPALMQQALSAVRNDYSLARLYAMGVDAWTLANHFTQMRQVPGFELNGNTGDLTATQDCVINRKLSWLKYQQGQIVPAS, encoded by the coding sequence ATGGTACCGTTAACGTTTCTTCGAAAAAAAGCCACGCGCAGCGTGCCGCTTCTGCTGGCAGCCCTGATCTTTGCAGGCTGTGGCACCCAGGCACCTGACCAGAGCACGGCCCATCTGCAGGGATCCGCTCAGGCTGATTCTGGCTTTTATCTGCAACAAATGTCGCAAAGCTCAAATGATACCAGGATCAACTGGCAATTACTCGCCATTCGTGCACTGCTGAAAGAGGGCAAAACCCAGCAGGCCGCCGAACTGTTCAACCAGCTTCCGCACGAGCTTAACGATGCCCAGCGTCTTGAGCAGAGCCTGCTCTCTGCCGAGCTGAAAGTCGCGCTGAAAGATTATGCCGCCGCGAAAAAGATCCTTGGCGACATCGACGTGAGCGCGCTGGATAAAAATCAGCAGGCCCGTTTCTGGCAGGCGGGTATCACCGCTGAGCAGGGACGTCCTTCCCTGACGCTGCTGCGGGCGCTGATCGCCCAGGAGCCGCTGCTCGGCGGTGCGGACAAGCAGAAAAATATCGATTCCACCTGGCAGGCGCTCGCCTCAATGACCCAGGAACAGGCGCAGGCGCTGGTCATCAATGCTGATGAAAACGTGTTGCAGGGGTGGCTGGATCTGCAACAGATGTGGTTTAACAACCGCAGCGATCCAAACATGCTGAAAGCCGGTATTACCGACTGGCAAACGCGCTACCCACAAAACCCGGGCGCGAAAATGCTGCCGACACAGCTGGTGAACGTGCAGAACTTTAAGCCTGCCTCCACCAGCAAAATCGCCCTGCTTCTGCCGTTGAACGGCCAGGCGGCGGTATTTGGCCGCACCATTCAACAAGGTTTTGAAGCGGCGAAGAACGGTACCACGCCAGTGACCGGCAGTGCAGTTCCGGCGCAGGCAGCTCAGGCGGCAAACGTGAACGACGTTGTCAGCCCTTCCGCCGCGGAAACCAGCGACCTGACCACAGCACAAACGCCGCCGCAGGGGACGATGCAGAACCCGGTGACGGCACCGACCACACCTGCGGCCGCAGCACCCGCGCCTGCGACTCCGGTAGAGACACAATCCGCACCGGCGACAGAGCCTGCAACAGCGGAGCAACCTCAACCGCAGACCACTGAGCCCGCAGCACAACCTGCCGCTCAGCCTGCTGCCCAGCCACAGGCCGCAGCCACCACCAGCGCTAACCCGGGCGCTGAGCTGAAAATATACGACACCAGTTCTCAACCGCTCGATCAGGTTCTGGCGCAGGTGCAACAGGACGGTGCCAGCATCGTTGTGGGTCCGCTGCTGAAAAACAACGTCGAAGAGCTGATGAAGAGCAACACTGCGCTGAACGTGCTGGCGCTCAACCAGCCTGAACAGGTTCAGAACCGCGCCAATATCTGCTATTTCGCCCTCTCTCCGGAAGATGAAGCCCGCGATGCGGCGCGTCATATTCACGAGCAAGGGAAACAGTCTCCGCTGCTGCTGATCCCTCGCAGTACGCTGGGCGATCGCGTCGCCAACGCCTTTGCCGAAGAGTGGCAGAAGCTGGGCGGCGGCATCGTGCTGCAGCAGAAATTCGGCTCCGTCTCTGAACTGCGCGCGGGCGTTAACGGCGGCGCGGGTATTGCGCTTAACGGCAGTCCGGTGAGTGCAAGCCTGCCACAGCAGCAGAGCGTGACGATTGGCGGTCTGACCATCCCTGCCCCACCTACCGACGCGCAGATTAGCGGTGGCGGTAAAGTGGATGCGGCCTATATCGTCGCTACGCCGCAAGAGATTGCCTTTATCAAGCCGATGATCGCCATGCGTAACGGCAGCCAGAGCGGCGCCACGCTCTACGCCAGCTCTCGCAGCGCACAAGGCACCGCAGGCCCGGATTTCCGCCTGGAGATGGACGGCCTGCAATACAGCGAAATTCCGATGCTGGCGGGCAGCAATCCGGCCCTGATGCAGCAGGCGCTGAGCGCAGTCCGTAACGACTACTCACTGGCGCGTCTGTACGCGATGGGCGTCGATGCCTGGACGCTGGCGAACCACTTTACCCAAATGCGTCAGGTGCCGGGCTTTGAGCTAAACGGCAATACCGGCGATCTGACGGCCACTCAGGATTGCGTGATTAACAGGAAGTTATCATGGCTCAAATACCAGCAGGGACAAATCGTCCCGGCCAGTTAA